Proteins co-encoded in one Anomaloglossus baeobatrachus isolate aAnoBae1 unplaced genomic scaffold, aAnoBae1.hap1 Scaffold_130, whole genome shotgun sequence genomic window:
- the LOC142260550 gene encoding uncharacterized protein LOC142260550, protein MTKRTTPERCPRPLLPQDCKQEDPDVPQDVFPPALSNDCIGSSDGNLISSEFKTDDESISHETYEEHSVVPDIPPVLPRKALSSDLFIQVQNSNLSQNNMQNNSYRRDVEHETASTREKPFSCSKCGKCCTKKSDLVKHQKIHTEEKPFSCSKCGKCFIQKSDLVRHQKIHTGEKPFSCSECEKCCTQKSDLVRHQRSHTGEKPFSCLECGKCFTRKSNLVDHEKLHTGEKPFSCLECGKCFTRKSNLVDHEKLHTGEKPFSCLECGKCFTRKSNLVDHEKLHTGEKPYSCSMCGKCFIQKSDLAVHQRSHTGVKPFLP, encoded by the exons atgac taagaggacaacaccagagagatgtccccgtcctcttctcccacaggactgtaaacaagaagatcccgatgttcctcaggatgtgtttcctccagctctatcca atgactgtattgggagttcagatggaaatctaatatcttcagaatttaaaacagatgatgaaagtatctcACATGAAACATATGAAGAGCattctgttgtcccagatatacctccagtccttcctcggaaagctctatcatctgatcttttcatacaagtccaaaattccaattTATCACAGAACAATATGCAAAATaatagttacagaagggatgtggaacatgaaacggcttctacaagggagaaaccattttcatgttcaaagtgtgggaaatgttgtactaagaaatcagaccttgttaaacatcagaaaattcacacagaagagaagccattttcatgttcaaagtgtgggaaatgttttattcagaaatcagaccttgttagacatcagaaaattcacacaggggagaaaccattttcatgttcagagtgtgaaaaatgttgtactcagaaatcagatcttgttaggcatcaaagatctcacacaggggagaagccattttcatgcttggaatgtggtaaatgttttactaggaaatcaaatcttgttgaccatgaaaaacttcacacaggggagaagccattttcatgcttggaatgtggtaaatgttttactaggaaatcaaatcttgttgaccatgaaaaacttcacacaggggagaagccattttcatgcttggaatgtggtaaatgttttactaggaaatcaaatcttgttgaccatgaaaaacttcacacaggggagaagccatattcatgttcaatgtgtgggaaatgttttattcagaaatcagatcttgctgttcatcaaagatctcatacaggggtgaagccatttttaccctga